The Ranitomeya imitator isolate aRanImi1 chromosome 3, aRanImi1.pri, whole genome shotgun sequence genome has a window encoding:
- the LOC138671893 gene encoding uncharacterized protein, which yields MKDRFKRGLKKEGQTRSGAAASRTSVYKYNCILQFLRPVLESRETHSSTRETVRPSGAVLCEAPSELSQPSHSESRSAPPQSGEPAAGPSDVPLAEASVAPSFGSSRQRQRASDRAVMPEFLHLSTVFQNGFKALCDKMSNIERRLENIETDLARPAKHFFNAIHNGMVEHLTPELQISVMQGCNNVYVTALQQARVMQSATNMPAVPSLAAMTPTPAAEHHHRAPRAEGHRHRHHRTEPQSSEHDRPSRAHRREADPHPEGERSKKKKTTTTSTTTLAMAAPQTTTRTQPGSTRSTPSTQAGSTRSTPSTQPGSTRSTPSTQPGSTRSRSSQPRTLVVPPPPSPPALAVSPPSTAWIDVGIPSSVIEYAASSPSSSSSFSSTPPKSGGYQSPLIADVDTP from the exons atgaaggaccgtttcaagaggggcctgaaaaaggagggacagacccgtagtggtgctgccgcttcaaggacctcggtgtacaagtacaactGTATACTGCagttcctgcgaccggtccttgaaagcagaga aacacacagcagcacccgcgagactgtccgaccctctggagcggtcctttgtgaagcgccatctgaactgtcgcagccatcccacagcgagagcaggtctgcaccaccacaatctggcgaaccggcagccggtccatcagatgttcccctggccgaggcctctgtcgctccttccttcgggtcttcccgacagcgtcagcgggcctcggacagggcggtcatgcccgaatttttacatttgagcaccgtatttcagaatggtttcaaggcgctgtgcgataaaatgtccaatatcgaacggcgtcttgaaaacatcgaaacggatctcgcgaggccggccaaacatttttttaatgccattcacaacggcatggttgaacatcttacgccggaactccagatttcggtcatgcagggctgcaacaatgtatatgtcactgctctgcagcaggctcgggtcatgcagtcggcgacaaatatgcccgcagtaccatcgctggctgccatgactccgactcctgctgcagagcaccaccacagagctccgcgtgccgagggccaccgccaccgccaccacagaacagagccccaaagttcagagcatgacaggccttcaagggcacacagacgggaggccgacccacacccagagggagagaggagtaagaaaaagaagacgacgacgacaagcactacgaccttggctatggctgctccccaaactaccaccagaacacagcctgggtcgacccggagcacaccaagtacccaggctgggtctacacggagtacacccagtacccagcctgggtctacaaggagtacaccatctacacagcctgggtcgacccggagccggagtagccagccaaggacactggtcgtccctcctcctccctcacctcctgctttggcagtctcgccaccatcaactgcctggattgatgtcggcatcccgtctagtgtgatagagtatgctgcttcctccccctcgtcctcctcctcgttctcctcaacacccccaaaaagtgggggatatcaatcccctttaatagcagatgtagataccccctaa